The following proteins are encoded in a genomic region of Nitrospirota bacterium:
- a CDS encoding P-II family nitrogen regulator, with the protein MKEIIAIIRRDKFPMTKRVLDEIGCSAMTVYSVEGRGKQKGRFSEIDPELPEHYEGVSRIMTKPTPSVYALEHQITKPVLYVPKRMLRMVVPNDKVDPVVEALIQVNRTGAHGDGKVFVTPVEEAWQIRTSQVGEEMLQ; encoded by the coding sequence ATGAAGGAGATCATCGCGATCATTCGACGAGACAAGTTCCCCATGACCAAGCGTGTCCTGGACGAGATCGGCTGTTCCGCCATGACCGTCTACAGCGTGGAGGGGCGAGGCAAACAAAAAGGCCGGTTCTCTGAAATCGATCCTGAGCTGCCGGAACACTACGAAGGCGTCTCGCGGATCATGACCAAACCGACACCGTCGGTGTACGCCCTGGAGCATCAGATCACCAAGCCGGTCCTCTATGTTCCCAAACGAATGCTCAGGATGGTTGTTCCGAATGACAAGGTGGACCCGGTCGTCGAGGCTCTGATCCAGGTAAACCGCACCGGGGCCCACGGGGACGGCAAGGTCTTCGTGACACCGGTGGAGGAGGCCTGGCAGATCAGAACGTCACAAGTCGGCGAGGAGATGTTGCAATGA
- a CDS encoding NifU family protein: MDEAVGRVIEVLEEIRPELIAEGGDVKVAGCADGVVYVSLAGPFTAWCRTRRMVLWNIEQMVRERLPWIERVEAVCPPPEDQAW, translated from the coding sequence ATGGATGAGGCGGTTGGACGGGTCATCGAGGTGCTTGAGGAAATTCGCCCCGAGTTGATCGCGGAGGGTGGAGACGTCAAGGTGGCCGGCTGCGCCGACGGGGTGGTCTACGTGAGCCTCGCCGGCCCGTTCACCGCCTGGTGTCGAACCCGCCGGATGGTGCTCTGGAACATCGAGCAGATGGTGAGGGAACGACTCCCCTGGATCGAGCGGGTCGAGGCGGTCTGCCCGCCGCCGGAAGATCAGGCGTGGTAA
- a CDS encoding CCE_0567 family metalloprotein produces the protein MNDTMTIEELKVRVKRLNSEAGQLKMDLHDLAEDLPKGWETIMEVAQKTHQKYVDLMSARQQLTEMEKQANG, from the coding sequence ATGAACGACACGATGACGATCGAGGAGTTGAAGGTACGGGTCAAGCGACTGAACTCGGAGGCGGGGCAATTGAAAATGGACCTGCACGACCTGGCCGAGGACCTTCCCAAGGGGTGGGAGACGATCATGGAGGTCGCGCAAAAGACCCATCAAAAGTACGTCGACCTGATGTCGGCACGGCAACAATTGACGGAAATGGAGAAGCAGGCGAATGGATGA
- the nifV gene encoding homocitrate synthase, whose amino-acid sequence MSDGVRNVFIDDTTLRDGEQAAGVAFTIDEKLRIARLLDDCGVDQIEAGTPAMGGEEQEAVRAIAALGLRAEVLAWCRATRSDIDAALACGVKWVHISLPVSDLHIERKLRKTRAWVLARLRWALSYAKRRGLTVSVGAEDASRADWTFLVQYGQTAAESGADRFRYCDTVGILDPFVTYEMIRLLSDRLPIPIEIHTHNDFGLATANALAAVKGGAVAVNTTVNGLGERAGNAALEEVVMALKHLEEEALSLKTEALLPLCQEVARASGRPIPPWKAVVGRCIFAHESGIHADGVLKDPLTYEAFPPEEVGLSRTLAVGKHSGSHLLKERFDRLGILLSNEEAGAMLPVVRRLATQKKHVLTDKDLVQLRKMTLSSSSAGGRRG is encoded by the coding sequence ATGAGTGACGGTGTCAGAAACGTGTTCATCGACGACACCACCCTGCGTGATGGGGAGCAGGCGGCCGGAGTCGCCTTCACCATCGACGAGAAGCTGAGGATCGCCAGACTGCTGGATGACTGTGGCGTCGATCAGATCGAGGCCGGAACCCCGGCGATGGGCGGAGAGGAGCAGGAGGCGGTTCGAGCCATCGCTGCGCTGGGTCTTCGGGCCGAGGTCCTCGCGTGGTGCCGGGCCACGCGGTCGGACATCGATGCGGCGCTGGCCTGCGGGGTGAAGTGGGTGCACATCTCCCTTCCGGTCTCCGATCTTCATATCGAGCGCAAGCTCCGGAAGACGCGCGCCTGGGTGCTGGCGCGACTCCGCTGGGCCCTTTCCTACGCCAAGCGACGGGGTCTCACAGTGTCGGTTGGGGCGGAGGACGCCTCCAGAGCCGACTGGACGTTTCTGGTCCAGTACGGTCAAACCGCCGCGGAGTCTGGCGCAGACCGGTTTCGCTACTGTGACACCGTCGGCATCCTGGACCCCTTCGTCACCTACGAGATGATCCGTCTCCTCTCGGATCGCCTGCCCATCCCGATCGAGATTCATACCCATAATGATTTTGGTCTGGCGACCGCCAACGCCTTGGCGGCCGTGAAGGGAGGGGCTGTCGCTGTCAATACCACCGTCAACGGCCTGGGAGAGCGAGCCGGCAACGCCGCCCTGGAAGAGGTCGTCATGGCCCTCAAACATCTTGAGGAAGAGGCACTCTCCCTGAAGACCGAAGCCCTGCTTCCCCTCTGCCAAGAAGTCGCCAGGGCCTCGGGCCGTCCCATCCCGCCCTGGAAGGCCGTGGTGGGACGCTGCATCTTTGCCCACGAGTCGGGGATCCACGCGGATGGCGTTCTGAAGGACCCGCTGACGTATGAGGCTTTTCCGCCGGAGGAGGTGGGGCTTTCGCGAACCCTGGCGGTGGGAAAACACTCGGGATCGCACCTGCTCAAGGAGCGGTTTGATCGGCTGGGGATCCTCCTCTCGAACGAGGAGGCGGGAGCCATGCTCCCGGTCGTCCGCCGTCTGGCCACTCAGAAGAAGCACGTGCTGACGGACAAGGATCTCGTGCAGCTCCGCAAGATGACCTTGTCCAGTTCGAGCGCGGGAGGCAGGCGTGGGTAA